A window of Micromonospora eburnea genomic DNA:
TACCTGACCACCTGCTGCTAGTCAGCCGGCACGACGGCACCGGCACCGGCACGACGACACCGGCACGATCAAGGACTCGACTTGACTCCGCAGGATTACTCAGCGATGGTTGAGTCAATGAGCATTGAGTCTTCTTTCCTCGCGCGGGCCCGGATCCACGCCGCCCTCGGCGACCCGGCCCGCCTGGCGATCGTGGACGCGCTCACCCTGGGCGACGCCTCCCCCGGGGAGATCGCCCAGACCCTCGACCTGCCGACGAACCTGGTCGCCCACCACGTCAAGGTCCTCACCGACGCCGAACTCGTCACCAAGGGCCGCTCCGAGGGCGACCGGCGCCGCACCTACCTGCGCCTACGCCCCGAGACACTCGCCACCCTCGCCACCCCTCGCCTGACCGGCGTCGGCCGGGTCGTCTTCGTGTGCACCCACAACTCCGCCCGGTCCCAGTTGGCCGCCGCCCTGTGGAAGCGGCGCACCCACCGCGCCGCCGCCTCCGCCGGCACACAGCCCGCCCCCGGGTGCACCCCCGCGCGGTGGCCGTGGCCCACCGCCACCACCTGGACCTCGACCCGACCGGCACCGCCCACGTCACCGACGTCGTCCGCGCCGACGATTTGGTCATCGCCGTGTGCGACAACGCCCACGAGGAACTGACCGGCCCGGTCCGCCCCCGCCTGCACTGGTCCGTGCCCGACCCCGCGCGCGCGGACACCGACGAGGCGTTCGAAGCCGCCTACGCCGACCTCGCCGACCGCGTCGACCGGCTCGCCCCCGCCGTCCTGCCCAGAGGTCCCCGATGACCGACACGGGCGCCCACCCTCCCGAGCCACACGGCCGCCACACCCACTACCGGCTCACCGCCCAAGCCCTTGAGGAAGCCGCCCAGCACCTGGGCCGCCTCGCCCAACGCGCACGCGCCACCACGGAAAATCGACGGGAGTGCCCATGAGCACCGCCACCCGAGCCCACGCCGCCGAGACACCGGTGGTGGCCCGGCTGTCCCGCCTCGATCGGTTCCTACCGGTCTGGATCGGCCTGGCCATGGTCGCCGGCCTGCTACTCGGCCGGATCGTCCCCGGGCTGAACACCGCGCTCGACGCGGTCAAGGTCGGCGGAATCTCCCTCCCCATCGCCCTCGGCCTGCTGATCATGATGTATCCGGTGCTGGCCAAGGTCCGCTATGACCGCCTCGACACCGTCACCGGCGACCGCCGCCTGCTGGCCTCGTCGCTGGTCCTCAACTGGATCGTCGGCCCCGCCGTCATGTTCGCCCTGGCCTGGGCGTTCCTGGCCGACCAGCCGGAGTACCGCACCGGCCTGATCATCGTCGGTCTCGCCCGCTGCATCGCCATGGTCATCATCTGGAACGACCTCGCGTGCGGCGACCGGGAGGCCGCCGCTGTCCTCGTCGCCCTGAACTCGGTGTTCCAGGTGCTCGCCTTCGGCCTGCTCGGCTGGTTCTACCTGTCGGTGCTGCCCGGCTGGCTGGGTCTGGACGGTGCCGCGCTGGAGGTGTCCGGCTGGGACATCGCCCGCAACGTGCTCGTCTTCCTCGGCATCCCGCTGCTCGCCGGCTACCTCTCCCGCCGTATCGGCGAGCGCGCCAAGGACCGCGACTGGTACGAGCGACGGTTCCTGCCCAAGGTCGGACCCGTCGCCCTGTACGGACTGCTTTTCACGATCGTCGTCCTCTTCGCCTTACAGGGCGAGGCCATCACCGACCGGCCGGTGGACGTGGCTCGCATCGCCGTGCCGCTGCTGGCCTACTTCGCCCTCATGTGGGCCGGCTCCTACCTGCTCGGCCGGGCCGTCGGCCTGAACTACGAACGCACCACCACATTGGCGTTCACCGCGGCGGGAAACAACTTCGAACTGGCCATCGCGGTCGCGATCGGCACGTTCGGGGTCGCTTCCGGCCAGGCCCTCGCCGGCGTCGTCGGTCCGCTGATCGAAGTTCCCGTTCTCGTCGGACTGGTCTACGTGTCCCTCTGGGCCCGTCGCCGGCTGTTCCCGAATCCGGTGTCCCAGCCGTAGGTGCCTGCACTGCGTCCACGTCCGCCGTCGGCGTCCGCGCGCTGCGGCCGACACCGAAGCATGGAGAACGTCATGAGCGCCAAGCCCAGCGTCCTGTTCGTCTGCGTCCACAACGCCGGCCGCTCCCAGATGGCCGCCGGCTGGCTGCGCCACCTCGCCGGCGACACCGTCGAGGTCCGCTCCGCCGGCTCCGCCCCCGCCGACCAGGTCAACCCCGCCGCCGTCGAGGCGATGCGCGAGGTCGGCATCGACATCACCGACCAGACCCCCAAGCTCCTCGAGTACGCCACCGCCGAGTCGTCCGACGTCATCGTCACCATGGGCTGCGGCGACGCCTGCCCCGTCTTCCCCGGCAGGCGCTACGAGGACTGGAAACTCGACGATCCCGCCGGCAAGGGCGTCGACGCCGTCCGCCCGATCCGCGACGAGATCCGCACCCGCGTCGAGAAGCTCCTCACCGAGCTTCGTCCTTCCGCCTGACCCACCCGCCCGGGCCGATCGAGTCGCCGCGGGATCCGCGTCACGATGGGCCGATGCCGGCACTCGCCCCTCGGCCGGGGACACCGCCGGGACGGGGCGACGGTGCTCCTATCCGCAAATTGACGGCGGCCGGGTCCGGGTTCGACCGGCGTATCGATGGTGTTGGTGCAACGATGGAAGGCGTGGGAACTGCGAAAACTACTGCACCTGCCATCTCGCCCCTGGCCGGCGAGCCGATCAGGCGTGCCGATGCCGAGCGGCTCGCCGGAGTGCTGAAGGCGATCGCCGACCCGGCCCGGCTGCGACTGCTCAGTCTGATCCAGTCCGCTCCGGAGGGCGAGGCGTCCGTGAGTGACCTCACCGCGCCGCTTGGTCTCTCCCAACCGACCGTGAGTCATCACCTTCGGATCCTCACCGAGGCCGGCCTGATCGAGCGCGAGAAGCGGGGTGTCTGGGCGTACTACCGGCTCGTGCCGTCCGCGATCGCGGCGATCGCCGACCTGTTGACTCCGCCGCGCAAGCGGGCGACGAAGAAGGCCCGCTGAACGGCGCTCAGGGCCGCGGTGGTCACGACCGCACCTCGAACATGCCGCGCGCGCCCCGCTCGGCGTCCACCATCGAGTGGCTGACGAACGGGTAGTGACCGGGCGCCGGGAAGGCCAGCTCGACGAAGCCGCCCGCGGCGGGGCTCAGCGGCAGCACCTGGGCTCCACCGGGGTCGGTCGGCCTGCTCTCCCAACGGCCTTCCCGGTAGACGGTGTCGAACTGCGCGCCCACCACGTGGAAGGACGTGTCCCGGTTCGGGCCGGCGTCGAGCAGCCAGACCCGGACGCGCTCGCCGACCCGGGCGGGCAGCGGACGGTGGGCGTACTGGGCGACGTAGCCGTTGAACACCACGGCGTCGGGCCGCTCCGCCTGCATCTTCGCCAGGTCCCCCGGTTCCCCGTCCGGGCCCAGGTAGAGCTCGGACTGCACCAGAACGTACTCCCGCTGCACCGGGGGCAGGTCGGGCGGGTCGATGATCACCGCGCCGTACATGCCGTTGCCGATGTGATGCAGCATCGGCATGGTCGAGCAGTGATACATCCAGATGCCGGCCCGGGTGGCGGTGAAGCGGTAGGTGAGCCGCTGTCCGGGGTCGATCGGGCGCATCACCTCGTCGGGGGCGACGGCCCCGGCGTGGAAGTCGATCCCGTGGTCCACGGTGCCCTCGTTGACCAGGGTGATCTCGAACGTGTCGCCGATCCGGCCCCGCAGCACCGGTCCGGGCACGGTGCCGTCGAACGTCCAGAGCCGCTGGCGTACCCCCGGCGCGACCTCCCGGACCACCTCCCGGACGTGCAGTTCCCGCCGGTGCAGCCGACCCGGCGGGACGGGTGGGGCGGTGGCGTCCCGGGCGGTGAAGGTCGGTCCGGGGTCGGCCATGACGTCGATCGACTGATCCGGCGAGGCGGAGCCGGCAGTGGCCGGCGAGGCGGAGCCGGCGACGGTCGGCGAGGCGGAGCCGGCGGCGGTCGGCGAGGCGGAGCCGGCGGCGGTCGGCGAGGCAGCCGCGCCGGTCGGCACGACGTCAAGCGTCATGCCCGCCTGCCGGTGGCCCGGCAGTGAGCACCAACCCTCGGTCACCCCGCCGATGACACCCGCGTCGAGGCGGGCCGACTCGCCGTTGCCGATGAGCTTGGTGCGCGCGCCGCTGGCCAGCACGAGGTCGTGGCGGCGGTGG
This region includes:
- a CDS encoding ArsR/SmtB family transcription factor; this encodes MEGVGTAKTTAPAISPLAGEPIRRADAERLAGVLKAIADPARLRLLSLIQSAPEGEASVSDLTAPLGLSQPTVSHHLRILTEAGLIEREKRGVWAYYRLVPSAIAAIADLLTPPRKRATKKAR
- a CDS encoding ArsR/SmtB family transcription factor, which gives rise to MSIESSFLARARIHAALGDPARLAIVDALTLGDASPGEIAQTLDLPTNLVAHHVKVLTDAELVTKGRSEGDRRRTYLRLRPETLATLATPRLTGVGRVVFVCTHNSARSQLAAALWKRRTHRAAASAGTQPAPGCTPARWPWPTATTWTSTRPAPPTSPTSSAPTIWSSPCATTPTRN
- a CDS encoding multicopper oxidase domain-containing protein; this translates as MTVSMSPEPGRSLAGATTGIALVLVAVLVGVAAQRVTSPTEQRPTAAGAVQPTGHTTTVDVVAEGMRFHPARIEVPAGDRLVVNLTNRDHRRHDLVLASGARTKLIGNGESARLDAGVIGGVTEGWCSLPGHRQAGMTLDVVPTGAAASPTAAGSASPTAAGSASPTVAGSASPATAGSASPDQSIDVMADPGPTFTARDATAPPVPPGRLHRRELHVREVVREVAPGVRQRLWTFDGTVPGPVLRGRIGDTFEITLVNEGTVDHGIDFHAGAVAPDEVMRPIDPGQRLTYRFTATRAGIWMYHCSTMPMLHHIGNGMYGAVIIDPPDLPPVQREYVLVQSELYLGPDGEPGDLAKMQAERPDAVVFNGYVAQYAHRPLPARVGERVRVWLLDAGPNRDTSFHVVGAQFDTVYREGRWESRPTDPGGAQVLPLSPAAGGFVELAFPAPGHYPFVSHSMVDAERGARGMFEVRS
- a CDS encoding arsenate reductase ArsC, coding for MSAKPSVLFVCVHNAGRSQMAAGWLRHLAGDTVEVRSAGSAPADQVNPAAVEAMREVGIDITDQTPKLLEYATAESSDVIVTMGCGDACPVFPGRRYEDWKLDDPAGKGVDAVRPIRDEIRTRVEKLLTELRPSA
- a CDS encoding low molecular weight phosphatase family protein, whose translation is MAHRHHLDLDPTGTAHVTDVVRADDLVIAVCDNAHEELTGPVRPRLHWSVPDPARADTDEAFEAAYADLADRVDRLAPAVLPRGPR
- the arsB gene encoding ACR3 family arsenite efflux transporter, coding for MSTATRAHAAETPVVARLSRLDRFLPVWIGLAMVAGLLLGRIVPGLNTALDAVKVGGISLPIALGLLIMMYPVLAKVRYDRLDTVTGDRRLLASSLVLNWIVGPAVMFALAWAFLADQPEYRTGLIIVGLARCIAMVIIWNDLACGDREAAAVLVALNSVFQVLAFGLLGWFYLSVLPGWLGLDGAALEVSGWDIARNVLVFLGIPLLAGYLSRRIGERAKDRDWYERRFLPKVGPVALYGLLFTIVVLFALQGEAITDRPVDVARIAVPLLAYFALMWAGSYLLGRAVGLNYERTTTLAFTAAGNNFELAIAVAIGTFGVASGQALAGVVGPLIEVPVLVGLVYVSLWARRRLFPNPVSQP